The DNA region GTAAAAATTTCAACTTTTAGGGGACGACAAGTTAGAGTTGATTGCATATTATTTGTACAGTATTCAGAATTGGTAAAAAAGGCGGAATACATTATGGATGTTTGGAATTTGGGTAAATTAGGAGTTGCAATCGTTGGTGCAATAGTTTTGTCTGGAAACTCTGCTATTGCCACAATCAATCCGGATGTGACTCTAGAGAATAATCTGAATGCACCTACCTTAAACACAGCGATAAAAAAGCACAATACATTAGGTAGCAATGCGCTGAAAATTAATTACAGCATTAAACAAACTCAATTTCAAAATAGAAATGCTGTAGATAAGAAAAAAGTTTTACTAGCAGGCTGCTGGAAACCCGGTGCCCCCTACTGTTTTTAAGCCTTAGCGTTTTTTATTTCAACCTAATAAAAAAGTTGCTTAAATCACAGCCAGCTTTTTTATTAGGTTGGATTACAATACTGTCGATTATGATCGCTACAAAAAAAACGCTCCATTGACTACTATGGAGAAAGTTGATACAGCAAACTAATTCAACAATTATTTAAGCTTTTAAAGCTAATTCATGATTGTAGATTCCGACAATCAGATTAGACCTTAATCCAAATCTGCGATGACGATTACGATATTGGTTAGATAAAATATTGAAAATCTTTAGACGACCATTAACGTGTTCGACAACAATTCTTAATCGATTCAGTTCTCGATTATATTCCTTCTGTTCACCTCTTAAAACTCAAGCAGATGGGCATTGCATTATCAATTGATGATTTTGGGATCGGCTACTCTTCATTAAGTCGTCTTTCTAGCTTTCCGATTGATATATTGAAAATTGATCGCTCTTTTATTACCTCAATGAATGCAAGCAGCAGAAATTTAGAGGTTTGTGAAATCATCATTACGTTGGCAAACAAACTTGGTTTTTTGCCCAGTATAGAAGGTGTGGAGACACAACAGCAACTAGCACTTTTGAGAAAGTTGAAATGTGAATCTGCCCAAGGATATTTTTTCTCCCAACCGTTGGACAGTTTAGCTGCGACAGCATTAATTGCCACCAATACTCAGTGGTAACTTTTTTGAGCTTAATATCTTCCTAGAAGTTACTCAAACATTTGTCATTACTTGCACATTTTTATGATCATCCTCAAAGCCATACTCTATGAGGTTTATAAAACGTGCAAGTTAGAAGTAGACAAACTTAAAGGGTGTGGATTTAAGTTAAGGTGTAAGCTAGATGAAATTAATTGCTCAACCGAGAAGCTATCAAGTGGGGGTGAGAAGAAGTATCCCTGTGCGTGTTGGCATTGTTTGATTCGAAGTTGCTTTAGTTGTTCGATTGTTTCCACACCCTCGGCAATAACATCGATATTTAGAGAGTCTGCAAGAGAAATAATCGCTCCAACAATTGCCCAGTTATCTGCATCAGTACCAATGTTGGAGACAAATGAACGATCTATCTTCAATGCGCTAGAAGGGAAACGGTGCAGGTAACTCAATGATGAGTAACCGATGCCAAAATCATCTAGATGTAACTGAATGTTCATCTGTTGTAATTGCCAAAGCATCGCAGTGGCAGAATCAGAATTTTCCATCAGTACAGTTTCAGTAATCTCTAACTTTAAACTGTTGTTTGCTAGACCAGTATCTTGCAGAATCAGGTTAATTTGCTCAATCAGATTAGCGTCGGAAAACTGTCGGCTAGAAATATTGACACTGATAGTTAAAGGTGGGTTATTTGGATATTGCAATTGCCAAGAGTGCATTTGATGACAAGCTTCACGTAACACCCAATAACCAATTGGTACAATCAATCCAGTTTCTTCTGCTAGCGGAATAAACTTATCTGGAGCAATAAATCCTACTTCTGAATGTTGCCAACGTACAAGAGCTTCAAAGCCAATAATTTGATAAGTTTCTAGCGAGACGATTGGTTGATAGTAAAGTTGAAATTCCTGGCGTTCAATGGCTCGTCGTAAATCCATTTCTAACTGTAATAACTCGGCGGCTTGAGCGTACATACTAGAATAAAATATCTCGTAGCGTGCTTTGCCTAGTTTTTTAGCACGGTACATAGCAATGTCTGCGTCACGGATCAATTCTTCTGGCTGATTGTAAGAGCTTGTGCCTAAAGCGATACCGATACTTGCACTAGTAAATACTTCCTGTCCATCCAAATTAAAAGTTTCTGCCAAATGTGCGTTGATTTGTTCAATTACATTGATAATATCGTCTAAGTCTTGGATATCATTTAGTAGGATAGTGAACTCATCTCCACCTAAGCGAGCAACTGTATCTGCTGGACGTAAGCAACTTTTTAATCTGTGTGCCACCGCTATTAGTAACTTATCCCCCATCAAATGACCCAGACTATCGTTGATAACTTTAAAGCGATCTACATCTACGAACAGCACAGCATATCTGTAGTTAGAATCTAGCTTTGCTTGCTCTATTGCCTGCTCCAACTTTTTGACAAATAAGGCACGGTTTGGCAATCGGGTAAGTGAATCGTGAAAAGCATCATGAATTAATTGTACTTCGACTTCTTTTTGCCCTGTAATATTTAGCACTGTACCAATAAAGCGTAACGGTTTTCCATCAGCATCAAAGTAGGCTTTTCCTTTCGCCCTCAGCCAGCGTTCAACTTGATCAAAGATGCCAATCGTGCGATACTCCGTGTCATAAGCACCACCAGATGCTGGGTTAAGTGCTTCTTGAACAATTTCCTCAAGACGAGAGCGATCATCGGGATGCAAGCCTTCAAAAAACACCTCTATGCAGTAAACCAAAAAGGTTTTCTCTAAAGAGCGATCGCTAAAATCCTTGCATTTTTTGATACACAATTTTCTAACCAACAGACATAGTATAGATTATGATTAGTTATGATTAGTTGGGAGAGAAATTATCATTACTAACCTGATGGAAGATAGATGCTTTCAACTACTTGATATTTACGCTGTAGGGCTTGAGATAAAAAGGCTAACATCTGTTTAAGTGTAAAAAGTGTGCGATAAATTAATCGACTTCCTTTCCTTTTACGACTGATTCTAGTCCAAAGCAAATTTACCCAAATATTAACTAGAAGAAAGGAAATACCAATAAATAGTAATCTTAAGACAGGATTTTTATTATTTGTTCTAATTCGACAAATATTCTTGAGTCGATAGCTAGTTTCAATTCCAAATCTTTTGCGATAATCTTGATAGATATAATCTAAATTAGTTTTGATTTTGTAAGTCACGTAAGCAAAGTATTGAATCCCATACTTTTTACGCTTCCCTTTTCTATATTTGCAAACAATCCATAAGTCAAATGTGACTGAATCATCTTCACTTCTTGTAATTGTATAGGTAGTTTTATAGCTTTTTTTACCCTTTAGAAATTGTTTGATTCCTCCTTTTTTTCCTGTCTTAACAGCAGGCATCATAAATGGAATATCTAATGCCTGCAACCATCGGATTACAGGAGTATTAAAAAAGCCTCTATCTAGGTATAGCTTTTTTATATCTATTTTAAGAGATTCAAGTTCTGCCAATAAATAAGTAATGATCGCTACACTAGTATCTAGTTTGCGAACTCCTCTAACCGCAAGAGTTACACGCTTATTATTGGTAATAACATATAAAGTGGCATAAGCGTAAAATGAATGAGTACCAGATTTAGCTTGACTTCGATATATGTAAGGTAATTCCTCTAATGTTGGCTTACCATAATAACAAATTAGATTTAAATCAATCGCTACTTTTAAACAACCTTTCTTTAATCCTAAAGGAATCCGGCTTTTCAGTGATTGATTTATTTGCGCCTCTATTTCTTCAAAATTATTGATTTTATTGAGGTGGTATCTAATATCGTTGGCTGTAGGAACATTTTTTAATAGTTTAGCTGTGTTCTCAATACTATCTCCACTGCTGGCTGCTTTTGTGAGAATCTCAAATAAAGTTTGTTGATCACATACCCCTTGAGTTTCAATCGAAAAATTTTCTACTAAACACTCAATCACTTCATCAAGAGTTTTTGAGTCTGTTAAAATCGGTTCTTCTGGAGACTCGCTCTTCTTGGCAATTCGATGAGATGAAACAGTCAATTTCAAGAGCCAATATACGACACACTACTTTGATCATTTCACATTTTGAACTACTGCAAAATATGATAATTATTTTTTATAGCTTACGTATTATTTGATACCTATTTCTCAGTATTCATTCATTGGTGATATCTGCTGTATCCCTAATGGTTCGCCCTTTTGAGAAAACTTTTTGGTTTACTGGAAAGTTGGTTTCAACATAAATATTCACGCAACCGCCTTATAATCAAACTTGCCTCCAGCTATAGCAGCATATAATCCTGAATCAATTAACCAGCGTTCAGATTCATCTATATGTTCAGGAGATTGAGAATAAATAATTTTTCCTAACCAGGATGCAATAATTAATTCAAGGCTTTCCCCACTGATTTGCTCAGCCGTCACTCCTGCCCGTTCTAAGTAGGGCTGAAGAATGGAATGTGCATCAACAGCATAGTCTGCTTCGCTCTGCTCCAATTGAACTTCAGCATTTGTCCATAAGTAAAACCGATCTGGAAAGACCATCAGAAAATATGGTGCTATTGGAAAAGTTCCATGTGCAAAGATATTACGTCGCAACGAGGCCGCCCACTCTGGCGATGCATTAAGTTTACTCTTGACCTCAACAACCAGAGCAAGTTGACCGTTGCGGTTATTAACCGATAAATCCCAAGCAGAATCAGAGTTAACAGCCATGATCTTGCTCACTTTAAAGACCAACTATTCAACATTCTGACACGGCTTGCTTATCTTTGAATAAATGAGATAGACATTTAATATAGAATCCATTCGTCTGAATCAATGAATGGGGGATTCAAACCCGCCACTTATTATTCACCCTATAGCCCTTTGGACGATGAAAGAGTAAATGGTGTAAAATCTACAGAGGATAGGGTAGCAATAGAAACTCTGGAGTCAAAAATCTGTACTATGAAATAGTACGCTCAAAGGTACTGCTGAAAAAAAACGTTTCTGCAATTATTTTAATATTCCAAATTCTGCATTGATATTTAGGAGTGTATTATGGAAAGTCTTGCTTACTCTTATATGTATATGGCTCATGAAGAGACAACCAAAAAGATGGAATCTCTTCCAAAAATTAAATTTAATTGGAAAGGAATTTTTAAATCTTTTAATACAGTTATTCCCAATCAGCAGGTAAGCAGAAACACCAAAAATCATCTCCCGAAATTTCAATT from Nostoc sp. UHCC 0302 includes:
- a CDS encoding EAL domain-containing protein gives rise to the protein MPSVHLLKLKQMGIALSIDDFGIGYSSLSRLSSFPIDILKIDRSFITSMNASSRNLEVCEIIITLANKLGFLPSIEGVETQQQLALLRKLKCESAQGYFFSQPLDSLAATALIATNTQW
- a CDS encoding EAL domain-containing protein; its protein translation is MCIKKCKDFSDRSLEKTFLVYCIEVFFEGLHPDDRSRLEEIVQEALNPASGGAYDTEYRTIGIFDQVERWLRAKGKAYFDADGKPLRFIGTVLNITGQKEVEVQLIHDAFHDSLTRLPNRALFVKKLEQAIEQAKLDSNYRYAVLFVDVDRFKVINDSLGHLMGDKLLIAVAHRLKSCLRPADTVARLGGDEFTILLNDIQDLDDIINVIEQINAHLAETFNLDGQEVFTSASIGIALGTSSYNQPEELIRDADIAMYRAKKLGKARYEIFYSSMYAQAAELLQLEMDLRRAIERQEFQLYYQPIVSLETYQIIGFEALVRWQHSEVGFIAPDKFIPLAEETGLIVPIGYWVLREACHQMHSWQLQYPNNPPLTISVNISSRQFSDANLIEQINLILQDTGLANNSLKLEITETVLMENSDSATAMLWQLQQMNIQLHLDDFGIGYSSLSYLHRFPSSALKIDRSFVSNIGTDADNWAIVGAIISLADSLNIDVIAEGVETIEQLKQLRIKQCQHAQGYFFSPPLDSFSVEQLISSSLHLNLNPHPLSLSTSNLHVL
- a CDS encoding ISH3 family transposase, whose product is MTVSSHRIAKKSESPEEPILTDSKTLDEVIECLVENFSIETQGVCDQQTLFEILTKAASSGDSIENTAKLLKNVPTANDIRYHLNKINNFEEIEAQINQSLKSRIPLGLKKGCLKVAIDLNLICYYGKPTLEELPYIYRSQAKSGTHSFYAYATLYVITNNKRVTLAVRGVRKLDTSVAIITYLLAELESLKIDIKKLYLDRGFFNTPVIRWLQALDIPFMMPAVKTGKKGGIKQFLKGKKSYKTTYTITRSEDDSVTFDLWIVCKYRKGKRKKYGIQYFAYVTYKIKTNLDYIYQDYRKRFGIETSYRLKNICRIRTNNKNPVLRLLFIGISFLLVNIWVNLLWTRISRKRKGSRLIYRTLFTLKQMLAFLSQALQRKYQVVESIYLPSG